GAGCGACCGGCAAAAGGAACTGGCGAAGCGCATCTTTACCCGGCTAGGCGAAGCCGAGGCCAAGGTCCACGGCACGACGATTCGTAAAGTTCACTTCCACGAAGTCGGCGCGGTCGACTCGATTGCCGACATCGTGGGCGCGGCGGTGGCGTGGGATCTGCTGGGAGTTGATCGAATTTACGCCTCGCCTGTTCCGACAGGGCGCGGTTCCATTGAGATTGCCCACGGTCGCGTCAGTGTCCCGGCACCAGCTACCGCGGAGTTGCTGCAAGGAATTCCGCTGGCCGAATCGAACGTCGCCTGCGAGCTGACGACTCCCACCGGTGCCGCGATTCTTTCCACACTGGTCGACACCTTCGGACCATTGCCGGCCATGACCATCAACCGCGTGGGCTATGGCGCGGGGCAGCGCGATCTGGCCGAGCAAGCAAACTTGCTCAGACTGTTTGTCGGCGAATCGGTTGACGCGGTGAGTAGCGATCAGATCTGGGTCCTCGAAACAAATCTCGACGATACGACGGGCGAGGTGATCGGCTATTGCACGACCAAACTGTGGGAGGCCGGCGCCCTGGACGTTTATTCGACTTCGATCCAGATGAAGAAGAATCGGCCGGGAGTGTTGCTGTCTGTGCTTTGCCCGTCGGAAAAGATCGAGAAGATCGAACGGATTCTGTTTCGCGAGACAGGCACGTTGGGCGTCCGTCGCTGGCCGGTGAGTCGCCACAAGCTGGAACGGCGGCAGCACCTGGTCGAAACCGAGTGGGGACCGATCGAGGGCAAGCTCGGTTGGATCGAAGGTCAGGCCCCCAGTTTTTCGCCCGAGTTCGAGGCGTGTCAGCG
This portion of the Pirellulales bacterium genome encodes:
- the larC gene encoding nickel pincer cofactor biosynthesis protein LarC, encoding MKIAYLDCMSGISGDMTLGALVDAGVELAALNEAVESLGIAGCRLVASEVKKNGFRATQITVEHQPEHAHRHLHHITDMIDASRLSDRQKELAKRIFTRLGEAEAKVHGTTIRKVHFHEVGAVDSIADIVGAAVAWDLLGVDRIYASPVPTGRGSIEIAHGRVSVPAPATAELLQGIPLAESNVACELTTPTGAAILSTLVDTFGPLPAMTINRVGYGAGQRDLAEQANLLRLFVGESVDAVSSDQIWVLETNLDDTTGEVIGYCTTKLWEAGALDVYSTSIQMKKNRPGVLLSVLCPSEKIEKIERILFRETGTLGVRRWPVSRHKLERRQHLVETEWGPIEGKLGWIEGQAPSFSPEFEACQRVAAEKGVPLKAVYDAAQKAYETSASK